The DNA sequence CTGTCCGCTTAGCGAGTCGACGGGACAGCCCCCATGACCCATCCACGACGCCGCGCCGACGCGGCGGAGAACCGGGACCGCATCATCGCCGCGGCGCGCGCGATGATCCTCGACTCGGCCGACGAGGTGCGGCTCAGTGCGGTGGCCAGACGGGCCGGCGTCGGACAGGCCACGCTGTACCGCCACTTTCCCACCCGCGAGGATCTGCTCGCCGAGGTGTACCGACACGACGTGGCGCAGTTGGTGTCGGCCGCAGCCGCCCTGGCCGCCGAGCATCGGCCGCTCGATGCGCTGGCGCGGTGGCTCGACCGTGTCGCGGAATACGCCCGGGTCAAGCGCGGTGTCTTCGCCGCCGTGGAAGTCGGTGTCTGGCAGGACCTTTCGGCCCACAGCCTGGGCCCGATCGGTGACGCGGTCACCGCGCTGCTCAACGCCGGGAAAGCCGAAGGCACCGTCCGCGCCGACGTTGACGCCCGCGACGTCATCCTTCTCCTCGGCTTCCTCACCCGCCTCGACGAGGCCGAATGGGAGCAGCGGGCGCGCCACGTGCTGAGCATCGTGCTCGACGGCCTGCGTGCGTGAGACAGTCGTTGCCATGACACAGCTGCACGGGAAAGTGGCCTTGGTGACCGGCGCGTCGTCCGGATTGGGTGCGGCGACGGCGAAGCTGTTCGCCGAGCGCGGCGCGACGGTGTTCGGGATCTCGCGCGACGCCGAACGCATGGCCACGGTGTTCGCCGACGTCCCCGGCGAGCGGTACGCCTCGGTCGACATCACCTCCCCGGAGGCCTGCCGGAAGGCGGTCGACGACTGTGTCGCGACGTTCGGCAGACTCGACGTGCTCGCCAATGTGGCCGGCTACCACCAGATGCGCCACACGCCGTCGATGTCGGATGCGGATTGGGACCGCGACCTCGCGGTGAACCTCAACGGCCCCTTCTACCTGTGCCGCGCCGCACTTCCGCACCTGCTCGAGTCCGGCGGCAACATCGTCAACGTCGCGTCCATCGCGGGGATCGAGGGTGAGGTGTACTCGGCGGGCTACTGCGCGGCCAAACACGGTCTGGTCGGCCTGACCCGCGCGCTGGCGATCGAGTTCACCGCCGACCGGCTGCGCGTCAACGCCGTGTGCCCGGGTGGGATGGTCACCCCGCAGACGACGGAGTTCGCCGCGCCCGAGCAGGCGGACTGGAACCTGATCATGCGCATCGCCGCACCCCGCGGGATGATGGACGTCGCCGACGTGGCCAAGACCATCGCGTTCCTCGCCAGCGACGACGCCGCGGCGGTGCACGGCGCGGTGTACCTGGTGGACAACGGGAAGACGGCAGGATGACGCGGATGCGCGCAGTGGTCGGATCGAAGGCGACCCGCGACAGCGTGGCCGTCGCGAGGTCGGTGGGCACCGTGACCAGCGCCGCGGTAGCCGGATCGGTCGGCACGGTGAACAGCGCGGGGGTCGCGGGGTCGGTCGGCACCGTCAACAGCGCCGGGGTGAGCGGATCGATCGCCACGGTGACCAGTGCGGCGGTCGCCGGAAGTGCGCTCGTCGCACTGTCATTCGCGCTGAACGCATGCCTGGCCTGCGTGGGGTGTTTCGCGTGCGTCCGATGCGTGGCGTGCCTCGGCTGCGCTCGCTGCGCGAATTGCGTTGGCTGCGTTGGCTGTTACAACTGCTCAGGGCTTCGCAACGCGGTCGGACTGCGGGACGTGCACGTC is a window from the Mycolicibacterium litorale genome containing:
- a CDS encoding TetR/AcrR family transcriptional regulator gives rise to the protein MTHPRRRADAAENRDRIIAAARAMILDSADEVRLSAVARRAGVGQATLYRHFPTREDLLAEVYRHDVAQLVSAAAALAAEHRPLDALARWLDRVAEYARVKRGVFAAVEVGVWQDLSAHSLGPIGDAVTALLNAGKAEGTVRADVDARDVILLLGFLTRLDEAEWEQRARHVLSIVLDGLRA
- a CDS encoding SDR family NAD(P)-dependent oxidoreductase → MTQLHGKVALVTGASSGLGAATAKLFAERGATVFGISRDAERMATVFADVPGERYASVDITSPEACRKAVDDCVATFGRLDVLANVAGYHQMRHTPSMSDADWDRDLAVNLNGPFYLCRAALPHLLESGGNIVNVASIAGIEGEVYSAGYCAAKHGLVGLTRALAIEFTADRLRVNAVCPGGMVTPQTTEFAAPEQADWNLIMRIAAPRGMMDVADVAKTIAFLASDDAAAVHGAVYLVDNGKTAG